The following are encoded together in the Ranitomeya imitator isolate aRanImi1 chromosome 4, aRanImi1.pri, whole genome shotgun sequence genome:
- the FOXB1 gene encoding forkhead box protein B1 has translation MPRPGRNTYSDQKPPYSYISLTAMAIQSSQEKMLPLSEIYKFIMDRFPYYRENTQRWQNSLRHNLSFNDCFIKIPRRPDQPGKGSFWALHPSCGDMFENGSFLRRRKRFKVMKSDHLAPTKPSDAAQYLQQQAKLRLSALAASGTHLPQMSTYNLGVSQTSSFKHPFAIENIIAREYKMPGGLAFSTMPPMSAAYPLHNQLTTVGSPIGTGWHHMYSSSMIDTTTPISMANSDYSVSAYGMPIKPLCHGGQTLPAIPVPIKPTPAAMPTLPALPTHIPAILSNSSPSLSPTSPQTATSQSSPATPSDTLTSPPTSLLSVAVH, from the coding sequence ATGCCTCGACCAGGAAGAAACACATACAGTGATCAAAAACCCCCTTACTCATATATTTCATTGACAGCCATGGCTATCCAAAGCTCCCAGGAGAAGATGCTACCCCTGAGTGAAATCTACAAATTCATCATGGACAGATTTCCATACTACAGGGAGAACACTCAAAGATGGCAGAACTCTCTGAGACATAACTTGTCCTTCAATGACTGCTTCATCAAGATACCAAGGAGACCAGATCAGCCTGGCAAGGGAAGTTTCTGGGCACTTCATCCAAGTTGTGGTGATATGTTTGAAAATGGTAGTTTCCTGAGGCGTAGGAAAAGGTTCAAGGTAATGAAATCGGATCATCTTGCACCTACTAAACCATCAGATGCAGCACAGTACTTACAGCAACAAGCAAAGCTTAGGCTTAGTGCTTTGGCTGCCTCTGGTACCCATTTGCCACAGATGTCAACATATAACCTGGGGGTCTCACAGACATCAAGCTTTAAACATCCCTTTGCTATTGAGAATATAATCGCCAGAGAATATAAAATGCCAGGAGGACTTGCCTTTTCCACAATGCCACCAATGTCAGCTGCATATCCTCTTCACAACCAATTGACTACAGTTGGCAGCCCCATTGGCACTGGTTGGCATCACATGTACAGCTCCAGCATGATAGACACTACCACACCTATATCAATGGCTAACAGTGATTACAGTGTGAGTGCTTATGGAATGCCTATCAAGCCACTTTGTCATGGAGGACAGACTTTGCCTGCTATTCCAGTTCCTATTAAACCTACACCAGCAGCTATGCCAACACTTCCAGCACTCCCAACACATATCCCAGCTATTTTGTCAAACTCTTCTCCATCATTGAGCCCAACATCTCCCCAAACAGCAACCAGCCAAAGTAGCCCTGCAACACCGAGTGACACTCTCACCAGCCCACCCACCTCCCTACTTTCTGTGGCAGTGCACTAA